The DNA sequence GCTCGGAGCTCCCTGGCGCTTTAGGCAACAGCCAGAGCCGCGGCTGATGGCTGTGCTGGAAGGCTTCGCCGCCGGAATCAACCAGAAACACAATCGGCGCTTCCAGTCCCTTGGCGGCGTGCACGGTCATGATCCGCACCGCACCGGATTGACCCTCCATCTCGCGCTTGATCTCGGGCGATTCGGTTTCGAGCATGGCGAGAAAGCTTTCCAGCCCCGGAAGCCCTGCCTGTTCGTGATCGAGTGCAAGCCCCAGAAACTCATCGAGCACATCGCCGACCTCATGACCAAGACGGGAGAGATAGGCGCGGCGGCCGCCATCGGGGCCGAGCAGCGTTGCATAAAAATCATGAGGCGGCAGCCGGGTGGCACACGCGGCCCAGTGATCGAGTTTTTTCACCGCCACGGCAAATGCTTCGTCGGATTCGGAAAGCCCGCGCATGTGACGCCAGACCGACTGGTCCTTGGGCCGCGAGGCGGTCAGACGGAACAGATCATCTTCATTCAGACCGAGCAACGGGCTCTTGATCAGCGCGGCAAGCGACAGGTCATCATCGGCCAGAACCGCGAAACGGCCCAGCGCGATCAGATCCTGCACGGCGATGTGATCGGTCAGCCGCAACCGGTCGGCACCGGCCACCGGAATGTCGGTTGTGGCCTTGAGCGTGCGCAGCAGCGTTGGCACGAAGCCGTCGCGCTTGCGCACCAGAACCAATATGTCGCCCGGCGCGACGAGCCGCAGTTGCCGGGTTTTCTGGTCCTCGATGGTTTCAATGCCGACCCACTGGCTCAGCACCTTGGCGATTCGCCGCGCCAGTTGCGCCGCCGGCGCCGATTCCGGAACCTCGTCAAAGGCGGCAGTCCAGTCCTCGTCGTTGTCGGTTTTTTCCTTGGCGATCATCGGCCAGAGTTCGACCAGTCCGGGGGCCTGCTGCCGGGCGGTTTCGTGGATCACCGGATCAAGCGCCGACCCCATGCCGCGCAGCGCGTCGGCGCTGGCAAAGACGTGATCGACCAGCTTGAGCACTTCCTTCGATGAGCGGAACGAAACCCGGAGTTGAACCTCCCTGAAATCCACATCCGCCGCCCGCGCACGTCCGGATATTCGGCTGCGTTCTTCGGCGAAGCGTTCCGGACGGGCGCCCTGGAAGGAATAGATCGACTGTTTCTCGTCGCCGACGGCAAACACGGTGCGCAGCGCCGCACGTGCTCCTTCGCCGGCAAAGAACTCGTCCGACAGCGAGCCGATGACGTTCCATTGCAAAGGTGCTGTATCCTGGGCCTCGTCGACGAGCACATGGTCAATGCCCTGATCGAGCTTGTAGTGCACCCAGGCGCTGGCGCCGCTTTTCGACAACAGCGCCTCGGTCGCGGCGATGAGATCATCATAATCAAGCAAGGCCTGGCGGGTCTTGAGCGCCTCGAAGCTGCCAAGATAGCGGCGCGCCAGGCGGAACGCCGTCAGCGAGACCGACAGCGCATTAAGCCGCGCCAACCGGTCGCAGACATCCATGATCTGCGTCTGAGCCTGTTCCAGCCTCTCGGCGAGATCGGGAAATTGCGCGGCAACCGTCTTGGACGCAGCACCGCCAAGTTTGGCGGGCGCGCCAGCCTGGGTGAAAAACACCTGCCTCAAAAGCTCAAGCCGCTTGTCCGGATCGGGTTCGGATCCGCATACGAGTAGCCCATAGGACACATTGTGGGCCCGCGTCGCCGATTTTGCGGTTTCGGCAAAAGCGCACAGGCTGCGGATGTAATCGACCGGCAGCGCCTCCAGCGGCCAGGCCCGGTCCGTCGCCGTTGCTGCAGTCTCCCCGGCTGACAGGCCGAGTGCAGTCCGGAACATCGGCTCGGCACCACCACCGGAAGCGCGGGCAAGCGTATCAAAGGCGAGGTAGTCGCGGCGGCGCGCATAGAGCCCTGAAAGCAGCTTGTCGAAGCCGGCTTCGCCCGCGGTATCGAGCGCCGTGGTCACCGCCAAGGCCAGGTCCGGATCATCCTCGAAGGTCTTGCGCGACATCAGTTGCCGCCGCGCTTCGGCCAGCAATTCTGCGGCCTTGTGATCATCGAGAACATTGAAATGGCCGGGAATATTGGCTTCCAGCGGAAACCGGTGCAACACGGCCTCACAAAACGCATGAATGGTCTGAATCTTGAGGCCTCCCGGGGTTTCGAGCGCGGTGGCAAACAGGCGCCGGGCGCGGACCAGCATATGCGGTTCGACCGTGCGGCCTTCCAGCTCCGTCAGCCTGTTGGCAAGCGCGGCATCATCAAGCCGGACCCATTCCCCCAGCGTGCGGAACACGCGGATCGACATCTCCGCCGAGGCCGCCTTGGTGTAGGTCAGGCACAGGATCGCCGAGGGCGGGGCGCCGCGCAGCAACAGCCGGATCACCCGGCGGGCCAGCACATGGGTCTTGCCGGACCCGGCATTGGCCGACACCCAGGCCGACAGATTCGGCGTGGCCGCCAGATTCTGCCGCAGCGTGGTATCGGAGACCGGGTTGGTTGTGGCTTCAGCCGTCATCGCCGTCGCCTCCTTCTGCATCGACAGCGGTCTGCCATTCGGCGACACGGGCGAGATGATCATATTCGCCGCCAAAATCGCGGGCGCTCTGCGGAATGGCGCGCGAGAGGAACCCGCGCTTGCCGGAGCGGAGCAAGTTTACCAGCCGGCCAAGTTCCTCAACGGCTTTGACGCCAAGATCTTCCGGACCGACAAACTCGTCCTTGCCCGGCTTTTCCGGATCGGTGTCGATCCGGTCCGCAACCTTCTCCTTGCCAGTCAGACGAATGTAGAAAAGCCCCGACACCGGTATTTTCCCGGCATCGGAAAAGCCGCCATGGATCAATGCATAGGCTTCCAGCGCCAATTGCGGATCAAGCAGGATGCGGGCCTCCTTGCGCGATGGCGTGCCGCCGGTCTTGTAGTCGATGATCCAGGCGGTTTTGTCCTTGCGCAGATCAATCCGGTCGGCCATGCCGGTGAGTTTCACCCCGGCACCTGGCAGTTCCAGACTGGCGCGGGTCTCAACGAGGGAGCGAACCAGGCCATCGGCTGCACCCGCTTCCCACTCGGCAATGAAGCGCGCCGCCTTGTCGAAGCGCATCCGCCAGACCAATGCGGTGGCGTCCGGCAACTGTGCGCGGGCGAAATGCTTTGCTGCGATGCCCTGCAGGGTTTGCTGTGTCCGATCACTTCGTTCCGTGGACGAAATGAATTCTTCGAGGATCGCATGGTAGAGTGTTCCGCGTTCGCGCGGCCCGGGATCCGCGAGAAAGGGCTCGAGCGGATCAAGCTTGAGCACGCGGCGCGCATAGATCGCATAGGGATCGCGGCGCAGCTTGCCGACCTCGGAGAAGGAATAGCTTTTGGGCTGAAGATCAGCGGGCGGACATGGCTCCGGGCGCGAGGCGGGAGCCGTCGACGGGCCCTGATCCAGCGACCGCGCATGGGCAAGGAGCGCATCGCCTCTGTGCTTGAGCGCCTTGGCCGGTTCAGGCCCGACAACGGCCAGAAGCCGCTGAAGCCAGCGCGATGCCACCGTCGGAGCCTTGCCCGAACGCAGCGACCGCGACAGCACCACAACGGGTGCGCCCATGGCCATTTGGAAATCATGCGCTGCCTGGCCAATCCGCCGCTCCGGCGGTTCCAGCCCGATCGCCGCTTTCATCGAGCGCGATAAAAACGGATCTTCCTGACCGGCCTGTGGCCAGACACCCTCGTTGAGACCGCCCAATAGCAGCGTGTCGACATGCTGCAACCGGGCCTCGAGTGCGCCCCAGATGAAAGCACGGGGATGTCCGCCGGCGCGCGGCTTGACCATTCTGCCGGCCATCAGCGCGTCCAGCGTGTCGATCCATTCATGCCCGGACATCGCCAGGGTCGAGCCGCTGTCGCGGGTCTCGAGCAAAAGGCTGGCCAGGTCGGCGCCTGCTTCATCGCCCCAGAGACCATCGAGCGCCGCAGTGTCATCGGCGCAAATCCGCTCCAGCACGGCTGCGGTCAAGCCGGCAAACCGGCCGATGGCACTTTCGGTCGTCTCGGCCAGCATCGAGGTCAGCGGCGACAGCGCCTCGGTGACGCGACCGGCAAAATCGACGGCGAGGCTTGCGTCCTCGTCGCTGATCCTGCTGAGCCAGTGCGGCGCATGACGGTCATGCCGTCCGGGATCGCGTTTCCTCACAAGTTCTTCAAGAGAGTTGATATCAGCTGCGCCACTGCCGCCGCGCAGGCCGATGCGCTCGACCATGCCGGCGCGGAGTTTCGCCTCTTGGGCAGTCAGGCCAAAACGCGCCAAGGGGTGCTTGATAAGTGCTGCAATCGCCACCGGATCGCCCGGCGCAAAACCCACCTGCACAACCAGCCGCGCCAGACCGCCCTGCGGGCTTGATGCCAATGGCACACCGCCCGAATCATTGGCTTCGATCCCGTAGCGGCCAAGTTCGGTGACAACCCGACGCGCCAGATTGCGATCAGATGTGATCAGAGCCGCGGTGGGTTCAGGATTGCCCGAACCTGGCTCAAGTGCGCGGCGCATGGCGGCGGCAAGCGCCGCGGCTTCCTCGCGCTCATTGGCGGCCTCAATCAGGCTGACCTGTTCAAAACCGGACTGAACAACTGATGGATCTGGCAGAAACCCCGCTTCGCCCCAGGCCTCGGTGCAAGCCGCCGGCAGAAGTGCCGCGGATACAAGGTCCCGCCGCGCCGTCATTTCGGAACCGATATGACCGATCTCCGGGATCTCGCCGATCCGGTCAGCATCAAGGCCGGAACTTTGAAGCAGCCGGAGGAGGCCGTATTGCGGATGGCTGCGAATCGACACATCAACCACGGCACGCCCGTCATCAGCGGTCCGGTTGGTCGCGGCTTGAGACAGCGCAGCCCAGTGCGAGGCGCGCATGACGTGATCGAGGCCGGGCAAGACAACCGCGCCCTGCGCGAGCTGTGCCACGGTGGCGATCAGGCGGGCGGTTGACGGCCTTGTACCGGTCGATCCGGCAACGATAACCGGCCGGGACTGCGATGCTTCCGCCAGGCCGCGCGTGAACACATCAATCATCACATTGTGATGGTGAGTTGGGCTGGAGCGGGAAATTTCAGTCAGCAGCGCCGGCCAGTAGTTGCGGGCGATCTTGAGAAATTCGCTGGTCAGCTGCCACCATTGCTGCAGATCTGCATCGATCACCGTATCGAGGCCGGCGAAATCGCATTCCTCGGTCTCCACCGCCTGGATCAGGTCAAACAGGGCGCGACCCAGCCAGATCGCATCGGCCGGGTTGGCGGGCGCCACCAAAGGCATTCCGCCAAGATGATCGCGAATGGTTTGCGGCAGGGCCATTTTCCAGGCCAGAACCAGATCGGCCAGACGCAGGATGGCTGCTGTTTGCGGTATCGGCGGATCCAGCGCCAGGATTTCAGGATCAGCGGAATCGAAAAATCCCGCATCGTCGTCGGTTTCACCCAGCGGACGGATCGAGGGCAGGATCGCCGAACCCTTGCCAATCAGATCGGTCAGTTCGGAGCGCAGCACCCGGGCGGCGCGGCGCGTGGGCACGAACACCG is a window from the Hoeflea sp. IMCC20628 genome containing:
- the addB gene encoding double-strand break repair protein AddB yields the protein MTRGAARILTIPPGAAFLTTLAEQILSGGLVPELAYDPDNPLSLAGATVFVPTRRAARVLRSELTDLIGKGSAILPSIRPLGETDDDAGFFDSADPEILALDPPIPQTAAILRLADLVLAWKMALPQTIRDHLGGMPLVAPANPADAIWLGRALFDLIQAVETEECDFAGLDTVIDADLQQWWQLTSEFLKIARNYWPALLTEISRSSPTHHHNVMIDVFTRGLAEASQSRPVIVAGSTGTRPSTARLIATVAQLAQGAVVLPGLDHVMRASHWAALSQAATNRTADDGRAVVDVSIRSHPQYGLLRLLQSSGLDADRIGEIPEIGHIGSEMTARRDLVSAALLPAACTEAWGEAGFLPDPSVVQSGFEQVSLIEAANEREEAAALAAAMRRALEPGSGNPEPTAALITSDRNLARRVVTELGRYGIEANDSGGVPLASSPQGGLARLVVQVGFAPGDPVAIAALIKHPLARFGLTAQEAKLRAGMVERIGLRGGSGAADINSLEELVRKRDPGRHDRHAPHWLSRISDEDASLAVDFAGRVTEALSPLTSMLAETTESAIGRFAGLTAAVLERICADDTAALDGLWGDEAGADLASLLLETRDSGSTLAMSGHEWIDTLDALMAGRMVKPRAGGHPRAFIWGALEARLQHVDTLLLGGLNEGVWPQAGQEDPFLSRSMKAAIGLEPPERRIGQAAHDFQMAMGAPVVVLSRSLRSGKAPTVASRWLQRLLAVVGPEPAKALKHRGDALLAHARSLDQGPSTAPASRPEPCPPADLQPKSYSFSEVGKLRRDPYAIYARRVLKLDPLEPFLADPGPRERGTLYHAILEEFISSTERSDRTQQTLQGIAAKHFARAQLPDATALVWRMRFDKAARFIAEWEAGAADGLVRSLVETRASLELPGAGVKLTGMADRIDLRKDKTAWIIDYKTGGTPSRKEARILLDPQLALEAYALIHGGFSDAGKIPVSGLFYIRLTGKEKVADRIDTDPEKPGKDEFVGPEDLGVKAVEELGRLVNLLRSGKRGFLSRAIPQSARDFGGEYDHLARVAEWQTAVDAEGGDGDDG
- the addA gene encoding double-strand break repair helicase AddA, with translation MIISPVSPNGRPLSMQKEATAMTAEATTNPVSDTTLRQNLAATPNLSAWVSANAGSGKTHVLARRVIRLLLRGAPPSAILCLTYTKAASAEMSIRVFRTLGEWVRLDDAALANRLTELEGRTVEPHMLVRARRLFATALETPGGLKIQTIHAFCEAVLHRFPLEANIPGHFNVLDDHKAAELLAEARRQLMSRKTFEDDPDLALAVTTALDTAGEAGFDKLLSGLYARRRDYLAFDTLARASGGGAEPMFRTALGLSAGETAATATDRAWPLEALPVDYIRSLCAFAETAKSATRAHNVSYGLLVCGSEPDPDKRLELLRQVFFTQAGAPAKLGGAASKTVAAQFPDLAERLEQAQTQIMDVCDRLARLNALSVSLTAFRLARRYLGSFEALKTRQALLDYDDLIAATEALLSKSGASAWVHYKLDQGIDHVLVDEAQDTAPLQWNVIGSLSDEFFAGEGARAALRTVFAVGDEKQSIYSFQGARPERFAEERSRISGRARAADVDFREVQLRVSFRSSKEVLKLVDHVFASADALRGMGSALDPVIHETARQQAPGLVELWPMIAKEKTDNDEDWTAAFDEVPESAPAAQLARRIAKVLSQWVGIETIEDQKTRQLRLVAPGDILVLVRKRDGFVPTLLRTLKATTDIPVAGADRLRLTDHIAVQDLIALGRFAVLADDDLSLAALIKSPLLGLNEDDLFRLTASRPKDQSVWRHMRGLSESDEAFAVAVKKLDHWAACATRLPPHDFYATLLGPDGGRRAYLSRLGHEVGDVLDEFLGLALDHEQAGLPGLESFLAMLETESPEIKREMEGQSGAVRIMTVHAAKGLEAPIVFLVDSGGEAFQHSHQPRLWLLPKAPGSSEPPSIPVWLPDKSYENEATAAMRDKMREQAEEEYRRLLYVGLTRAADRLIVCGYRGVREVKTPTWHSLAAAGFDSAADEAGYLVSDIVHDPGGEPFEARRLCRARGDDSVAPAAEPSATPAAPQSTILTITDAPLPPPRRLPRPLAPSGVGAVLEESAGIATRSPFADRQSGSAAALERGSMVHRLLQVLPAVAADQRQTVLARYLERALSADQADVSQALETQILAVLTDPRFAPIFDAPGEAEVSVMGTLRIGGEDRAVSGRIDRIALDGDRVLVVDYKTGLAPRPGESPPASHVSQLAIYRALLAPLYPGRQIDAALVYVSGPLLIEITAHALDEAMARLNT